In Pseudomonas hamedanensis, a single window of DNA contains:
- a CDS encoding ABC transporter permease — protein sequence MARLPLLRLFSLALRQLIRDARAGELRVLFFALVVAVAASTAIGYFGARLNGAMMLRATEFLGADLVLEGSSPAREEQIRSGSELRLNHAQVVEFSSVIATDNGIQLSSIKAVDRAYPLRGELKSAPAPFAPEEVGGEPQPGEAWVEARLLTALDLKIGDSIDVGMKTLKMTRVLTYEPDRAGNFYSLTPRVLINLEDLAATGVVQPGSRVSYRELWRGEPQALETYRELIKPGLAANQRIQDARDGNRQIGGALGKAERYLNMASLVAVLLAGVAVALSANRFASRRFDASALLRCLGLSRRETMVLFSLQLTALGLVAAISGALLGWLAQLGLFALLHDLLPSDVPPGGLFPAIAGIGTGLVALAGFALPPLAALGRVPPLRVLRRDMLPIPSSTWMVYGAALGALGLIMWRLSLDLLLTFALLGGGVVAALVLGGLLLLLLQSLRRMLARASLPWRLGLGQLLRHPLAAAGQSLAFGLILLSMALIALLRGELLDTWQNQLPKNAPNYFALNILPGDKQAFADHLIKVSAQAAPLYPVVPGRLISINGEAVQQIVSKDSAGDRAIQRDLSLTWAADLPAGNKLTAGSWWSGQPSDDVPGVSVEGKVAESLKLKLGDHMIFNVGGVNREAKVTSLREINWDNFQPNFFMIFQPGTLKDLPATYLTSFYLAPGHDQQIVELSRTFPAVTILQVEALLEQLRSILAQVTLAVEYVLLFVLAAGMAVLFSGLQATLDERIRQGALLRALGAERQLLIKARRIEFGLLGAVSGLLAAIGSEVVSLVLYRYAFDLPWHPHPWLLVLPLIGAALIGGAGVFGTRRALNASPLTVLREG from the coding sequence ATGGCACGTTTGCCGCTGTTACGCCTGTTCAGCCTTGCCCTTCGTCAACTCATCCGCGATGCCCGCGCAGGAGAGTTGCGCGTATTGTTCTTTGCGCTGGTGGTCGCCGTTGCGGCGAGCACCGCGATTGGCTACTTCGGTGCCCGCCTCAACGGCGCGATGATGCTGCGCGCAACTGAATTTCTAGGTGCCGACCTGGTGCTGGAAGGCAGCTCGCCGGCTCGCGAGGAGCAGATCCGCAGCGGCAGCGAACTGCGCCTGAATCATGCGCAGGTGGTGGAGTTTTCCAGCGTCATCGCCACCGACAACGGCATTCAACTGTCGAGCATCAAAGCCGTCGACCGCGCCTATCCATTACGCGGCGAGCTGAAAAGTGCGCCCGCCCCCTTTGCCCCTGAAGAAGTCGGCGGCGAGCCGCAACCCGGCGAAGCGTGGGTCGAGGCGCGCCTGCTGACGGCGCTGGATCTGAAGATCGGCGACAGCATCGATGTCGGCATGAAGACCCTGAAGATGACGCGCGTGCTGACCTATGAGCCGGACCGCGCCGGCAATTTCTACAGCCTGACGCCACGGGTGCTGATCAACCTTGAAGACCTCGCCGCCACCGGCGTGGTGCAGCCGGGCAGCCGCGTGAGCTATCGCGAACTGTGGCGCGGCGAACCCCAGGCGCTGGAAACCTATCGGGAACTGATCAAACCGGGCCTGGCCGCCAACCAGAGAATTCAGGATGCCCGTGACGGTAATCGACAGATTGGCGGTGCCTTGGGCAAGGCCGAGCGCTATCTGAACATGGCCAGTCTGGTCGCGGTGTTACTGGCCGGTGTGGCGGTAGCGCTGTCGGCCAATCGGTTTGCCAGTCGGCGTTTCGATGCCAGTGCCCTGCTGCGCTGCCTCGGTCTTTCACGCCGGGAAACGATGGTGCTGTTCAGCCTGCAACTCACCGCGCTCGGGCTGGTTGCCGCAATCAGCGGCGCCCTGCTCGGCTGGCTTGCGCAGCTGGGCCTGTTCGCCTTGCTGCATGATTTGCTGCCCAGTGATGTGCCACCGGGGGGCCTGTTCCCGGCCATCGCCGGAATCGGTACCGGACTGGTGGCGCTGGCCGGTTTTGCCTTGCCGCCACTTGCGGCACTGGGCCGGGTGCCACCGCTGCGGGTGTTGCGCCGCGACATGCTGCCGATTCCGTCGAGCACCTGGATGGTGTACGGCGCGGCGCTGGGTGCGCTGGGCCTGATCATGTGGCGCCTGAGCCTGGATCTGCTGCTGACGTTCGCTCTGCTCGGCGGTGGCGTGGTCGCTGCGCTGGTACTTGGCGGTTTGCTGCTGTTGCTGTTGCAAAGCCTGCGCCGGATGCTCGCCCGCGCCTCGCTGCCCTGGCGACTGGGCCTTGGGCAATTGCTGCGTCATCCGTTGGCAGCGGCCGGACAATCGCTGGCCTTCGGACTGATCCTCCTGTCGATGGCATTGATCGCCCTGCTGCGCGGCGAACTGCTCGATACCTGGCAGAACCAGTTGCCGAAAAATGCGCCCAATTATTTTGCGCTGAACATCCTGCCAGGGGATAAACAGGCTTTCGCCGATCACCTGATCAAGGTGTCCGCGCAAGCGGCGCCGCTGTATCCGGTGGTGCCGGGGCGACTGATCAGTATCAATGGCGAAGCGGTACAACAAATCGTCAGCAAGGATTCAGCGGGCGACCGCGCCATTCAACGCGACCTGAGCCTGACCTGGGCCGCGGACCTGCCGGCCGGTAACAAGCTCACCGCCGGTTCCTGGTGGAGCGGCCAGCCGTCCGACGATGTACCGGGCGTCTCGGTGGAAGGCAAAGTCGCCGAAAGCCTGAAACTCAAGCTCGGCGATCACATGATCTTCAATGTCGGTGGGGTCAATCGTGAAGCGAAGGTCACCAGCCTGCGCGAGATCAACTGGGATAACTTCCAGCCGAACTTTTTCATGATCTTCCAGCCCGGCACCTTGAAGGATCTGCCGGCAACCTACCTGACCAGTTTCTATCTGGCCCCCGGTCACGATCAGCAGATCGTCGAGCTGTCGCGGACCTTCCCGGCAGTGACCATCCTGCAGGTCGAAGCCTTGCTCGAACAACTGCGCAGTATCCTCGCCCAGGTCACCCTGGCGGTGGAATATGTGCTGTTGTTTGTGCTCGCTGCGGGGATGGCGGTGCTGTTCTCCGGCCTGCAGGCGACACTGGATGAACGCATTCGCCAGGGTGCGCTGTTGCGCGCGCTGGGTGCCGAGCGGCAGTTGCTGATCAAGGCGCGGCGTATCGAGTTCGGTTTGCTCGGCGCGGTCAGCGGTCTGCTCGCGGCGATCGGTTCGGAGGTGGTGAGTCTGGTGTTGTATCGCTACGCCTTCGACCTGCCGTGGCACCCGCATCCGTGGTTGCTGGTGTTGCCGTTGATTGGCGCAGCGTTGATTGGTGGCGCCGGTGTGTTCGGTACGCGTCGGGCATTGAACGCGAGCCCACTGACAGTGTTGCGCGAGGGTTGA
- the greB gene encoding transcription elongation factor GreB → MSRYRPPRTAGTALITPEGEARMRAEFHELWHVRRPQVTQAVSEAAAQGDRSENAEYTYGKKMLREIDSRVRFLTKRLEALKVVSEKPSDPNKVYFGAWVTIEDEGGKQSRYRIVGPDELDLKQGLISIDSPLARALIGKALDAEVRVQTPTGEQFVYIVAIEYP, encoded by the coding sequence ATGAGCCGCTATCGCCCTCCCCGCACCGCTGGCACCGCGCTGATCACCCCCGAGGGTGAAGCGCGGATGCGCGCTGAATTTCATGAGTTGTGGCATGTGCGTCGCCCGCAAGTCACGCAAGCCGTCAGTGAGGCGGCGGCACAGGGTGACCGTTCGGAAAACGCCGAGTACACCTACGGCAAGAAAATGCTGCGCGAAATCGACAGTCGTGTGCGCTTTCTCACCAAACGCCTGGAAGCACTCAAGGTAGTCAGCGAAAAACCCAGCGATCCGAACAAGGTCTACTTCGGCGCCTGGGTGACCATCGAGGACGAAGGCGGCAAGCAATCGCGCTACCGCATCGTCGGTCCGGATGAACTGGATCTGAAACAAGGCCTGATCAGCATCGACTCGCCACTGGCTCGCGCGTTGATCGGCAAAGCGCTTGACGCGGAAGTCCGGGTACAGACGCCGACCGGCGAGCAGTTCGTCTATATCGTCGCGATCGAATACCCGTAA
- a CDS encoding class I SAM-dependent methyltransferase — protein sequence MNALRPPARPAPITAHITQRNPKILLGGKHQPTLLRYLDGWPRRSGGPAAFLIQFVDDGESLARFASDSFDLAVIQAPSAEEAPDMIKQLTRVARQGLITRR from the coding sequence ATGAATGCACTACGCCCTCCAGCACGTCCCGCGCCGATCACGGCTCATATCACCCAGCGCAACCCGAAAATTCTCCTGGGCGGCAAACACCAGCCGACGCTGTTGCGTTATCTCGATGGCTGGCCACGTCGCAGCGGCGGTCCTGCCGCCTTCCTGATCCAGTTTGTTGATGACGGCGAGTCGCTGGCGCGTTTTGCCAGCGACAGTTTCGATCTGGCGGTGATTCAGGCGCCCAGCGCAGAAGAGGCGCCTGACATGATCAAGCAACTGACCCGCGTTGCGCGGCAGGGTTTGATCACTCGCCGCTGA
- a CDS encoding DoxX family protein, which yields MSSLINKVLFTRAGYGLTVLRIAVGVIFAAHGAQKLFGLFGGYGLAGTAQWMESIGLTPGYLMASLAGGTEFFAGLALIIGLLVRPAALGLAFLSLVAIFSVHIGNGLFMANNGYEFALALLAGSIAVLIEGAGKLSADRAIAG from the coding sequence ATGAGTTCTCTGATCAACAAGGTTCTGTTCACCCGTGCCGGTTACGGCCTGACTGTTCTGCGTATCGCTGTCGGCGTCATCTTCGCCGCGCACGGTGCACAAAAGCTCTTTGGTCTGTTCGGCGGCTACGGCCTGGCCGGCACTGCGCAATGGATGGAGAGCATCGGCCTGACCCCGGGCTACCTGATGGCGTCGCTGGCCGGCGGTACCGAGTTCTTTGCCGGTCTGGCGCTGATCATCGGCCTGCTGGTGCGCCCGGCGGCACTGGGTCTGGCGTTCCTTTCGCTGGTGGCGATCTTCTCGGTACACATCGGCAACGGTCTGTTCATGGCCAACAACGGTTATGAGTTCGCCCTGGCCCTGCTGGCCGGCAGCATTGCAGTACTGATCGAAGGCGCCGGCAAGCTTTCGGCGGATCGCGCCATCGCCGGTTAA
- a CDS encoding MltF family protein, with translation MHRPSVLLLLCGALLLPMPVLARLPGPLQAVPATKVRDLSEIRSSRVLRVLVNQSRNSSGEVQGQAIGVEYHRLRAFEQYLNGHARDGQDVTLKIIPKAKDQLLGALQRGEGDMVAPGELLDLPSGYAVSSSEPIASNVPLVLVGIKGERRYTKVEQLSGKTLALPTGSAAGEAVSQLNQKLALHKLAPINIEWVDPTLAVEDVLEMVQGGIFHLTIVEQPIAERWGKILPKLRLDRQLNLGEPGEEHWFVRRDASMLRASIDRFLTGYKKPSNEDAAFLRIYRRLYQVHYPLAKADRQRLEKLRPTLQKHADAQNMDWLNLAALAFKESRLQPNARSGSGPTGLMQITPSAAQRVGVSNIQNLDANVQAGAKYLAMIRRKFFNSPKLNERERMAFTLAAYNIGPERVQGMRAEARRRGLNPNQWFFQVERIAMEQVGMGAVSYVNSVNKYYLAFDRERESLEPRGQKVVTRK, from the coding sequence ATGCATCGTCCCTCGGTTTTGCTGCTGTTGTGTGGCGCGTTGCTGCTGCCGATGCCGGTGCTCGCCCGCTTGCCCGGGCCGCTGCAAGCCGTGCCGGCGACCAAGGTCCGCGACCTGTCCGAGATTCGCAGCAGCCGCGTGTTGCGGGTGCTGGTCAATCAGAGCCGCAACAGCTCTGGCGAAGTTCAGGGCCAGGCCATCGGTGTCGAATACCATCGCTTGCGTGCGTTCGAGCAATACCTCAATGGCCATGCCCGCGATGGTCAGGACGTCACCCTCAAGATTATCCCCAAAGCCAAGGATCAATTGCTCGGCGCCTTGCAGCGTGGCGAGGGCGACATGGTCGCGCCCGGCGAGTTGCTCGATTTGCCGTCGGGCTATGCGGTGTCCAGCAGTGAACCGATCGCCAGCAATGTGCCGTTGGTGCTGGTCGGCATCAAAGGCGAGCGGCGTTACACCAAGGTCGAGCAGCTCTCCGGGAAAACCCTCGCGTTGCCCACCGGCAGCGCGGCGGGGGAGGCGGTCAGCCAGTTGAATCAGAAACTGGCGCTGCACAAGCTGGCGCCGATCAATATCGAATGGGTCGATCCGACACTGGCGGTAGAGGACGTGCTGGAGATGGTGCAGGGCGGCATTTTCCACCTGACCATCGTCGAGCAACCGATTGCCGAGCGCTGGGGCAAGATCCTGCCCAAATTGCGCCTCGACCGGCAGCTGAACCTCGGCGAACCGGGCGAAGAGCATTGGTTCGTGCGGCGCGACGCGTCGATGTTGCGTGCGAGCATCGACCGCTTCCTCACCGGTTACAAGAAACCGTCAAACGAAGATGCCGCGTTTCTGCGCATTTATCGCCGCCTGTATCAAGTCCATTACCCCTTGGCCAAGGCCGATCGCCAGCGTCTGGAAAAACTGCGTCCGACCCTGCAGAAGCACGCCGACGCGCAGAACATGGACTGGCTGAATCTGGCGGCGCTGGCGTTCAAGGAATCGCGCCTGCAACCCAACGCCCGCAGTGGCAGCGGCCCGACCGGGCTGATGCAGATCACGCCGTCCGCGGCGCAACGGGTCGGCGTCAGCAATATTCAGAATCTCGATGCCAATGTGCAGGCCGGGGCCAAGTACCTGGCGATGATCCGTCGCAAGTTCTTCAACAGCCCGAAACTCAATGAGCGTGAACGCATGGCCTTCACGCTCGCCGCCTACAACATCGGCCCGGAGCGCGTGCAGGGCATGCGTGCCGAAGCGCGGCGACGCGGCCTGAATCCGAACCAGTGGTTCTTCCAGGTCGAGCGCATTGCCATGGAGCAGGTGGGAATGGGCGCCGTCAGCTATGTTAATAGCGTCAACAAGTATTACTTGGCATTCGACCGGGAGCGGGAGTCGCTGGAGCCGCGCGGACAAAAAGTGGTCACACGGAAATAA
- a CDS encoding TatD family hydrolase, producing MQLIDIGVNLTNPSFADKHQAVLDRAYAAGVCQLVLTGTSVEGSEQALELCRQLDDSGQRLFATAGIHPHSASDWNADSARRLRSLLQEGNVVAVGECGLDFNRDFSPRPQQEKVLEEHLALAVELQLPVFLHERDANQRLLEILRDYRDQLPAAVVHCFTGEQKALFSYLDLDLHIGITGWICDERRGTHLHPLVKEIKPGRLMLESDAPYLLPRTLRPKPKNGRNEPAYLTEVLREVALHRGETEEALAAHTTACARTFYGLPIVS from the coding sequence ATGCAACTCATCGATATCGGCGTCAACCTGACCAACCCCAGTTTCGCCGACAAACACCAGGCCGTGCTAGACCGCGCCTATGCCGCCGGGGTCTGCCAGCTGGTGCTGACCGGCACCAGCGTCGAGGGCAGCGAACAGGCGCTTGAACTGTGCCGGCAACTCGATGACAGCGGTCAGCGACTGTTTGCTACCGCCGGCATTCACCCGCATTCGGCCAGCGACTGGAATGCCGACAGTGCACGGCGCCTGCGCAGCCTGTTGCAGGAAGGCAATGTCGTTGCAGTGGGCGAATGCGGGCTGGACTTCAATCGCGACTTCTCGCCGCGCCCGCAACAGGAGAAAGTCCTCGAGGAACACCTGGCGTTGGCGGTCGAGCTGCAATTGCCAGTGTTCCTGCATGAGCGTGATGCCAACCAGCGATTGCTGGAGATCCTCAGGGATTACCGCGATCAGTTGCCCGCGGCCGTGGTGCATTGCTTCACCGGCGAGCAAAAAGCCTTGTTCAGCTACCTTGATCTGGACTTGCACATCGGCATCACCGGCTGGATCTGCGACGAGCGCCGCGGCACGCATCTGCATCCGCTGGTCAAAGAGATCAAACCGGGACGGCTGATGCTGGAAAGCGATGCGCCGTATCTGCTGCCGCGCACGCTGCGGCCGAAACCGAAAAACGGTCGCAATGAGCCGGCGTATCTGACTGAGGTGTTGCGCGAGGTGGCGTTGCATCGCGGCGAGACCGAAGAAGCGCTGGCGGCGCATACCACCGCATGTGCCCGGACGTTCTACGGTTTGCCAATCGTTTCCTGA
- a CDS encoding methyl-accepting chemotaxis protein encodes MGAWLSNISLKYKFWAVNAVAFVTTLLLVLYAVQLEQQARSHAAQASAQAQAQLLKAWPPERALPKSAQVLTFKRGEAPRLNDQPLLEISGSNGWNAINEMPLFGDNPLMGAEVFSRADGEQVAVIAYAPSLSQVFSERFANYAFAVFILMLAMLGASQLLIRFLLSQLNTLKDVMLHVEKTGDLSARVPLAGKDEVGQMTNAFNAMQAGYQRVVTTVANTARQLDVGAARLASSMNEVRHGMLGQQSETDQAATAINEMTATVYHIAQHAGATRDLSKTADGLAGSGQQVVARVQQSITGLSSGVQQTAEMIQRMAEDSQKINGVVSVIHSIAEQTNLLALNAAIEAARAGEMGRGFAVVADEVRNLAKRVQTSTDEITTMVSALQAGTRDAVDFMQESSYKADDCVQQAQEAGEALADITGAVAQMRESNTQIAVAAEQQSQVAEEMNRAVVSIRDVTENTVRQTVDSATTSSELATLAGALNKAIGQLKL; translated from the coding sequence ATGGGTGCCTGGCTTAGCAATATCTCGCTGAAATACAAATTCTGGGCGGTCAACGCGGTCGCCTTTGTCACCACCCTGCTGCTGGTGTTGTACGCCGTCCAGCTTGAACAACAGGCCCGCAGCCACGCCGCGCAGGCCTCCGCTCAGGCGCAGGCGCAACTGCTCAAGGCCTGGCCGCCAGAGCGGGCGCTGCCCAAATCCGCTCAGGTGCTGACTTTCAAGCGCGGTGAAGCACCGCGTCTCAACGATCAACCGCTGCTGGAAATCAGCGGCAGCAACGGCTGGAATGCCATCAATGAAATGCCGCTGTTCGGCGACAACCCGTTAATGGGCGCCGAGGTATTCAGCCGCGCCGATGGCGAACAAGTGGCGGTCATCGCCTACGCCCCGAGCCTGAGCCAGGTGTTCAGCGAGCGCTTCGCCAACTACGCATTCGCGGTGTTTATCCTGATGCTGGCGATGCTCGGCGCTTCGCAATTGCTGATCCGCTTTCTGCTCAGCCAACTCAATACGTTGAAAGACGTCATGCTCCACGTCGAAAAAACCGGCGACCTCTCGGCCCGGGTGCCGTTGGCGGGCAAGGACGAGGTCGGGCAGATGACCAATGCCTTCAATGCGATGCAGGCCGGTTATCAGCGTGTGGTCACGACCGTCGCCAACACCGCGCGGCAACTGGACGTCGGTGCGGCACGGCTGGCGTCGAGCATGAACGAAGTGCGTCACGGCATGCTCGGCCAGCAGAGCGAGACCGATCAGGCCGCCACCGCGATCAACGAGATGACCGCCACCGTCTATCACATCGCCCAGCACGCCGGTGCCACCCGCGATCTGTCAAAGACCGCCGACGGCCTCGCCGGCAGCGGCCAACAGGTAGTGGCGCGCGTACAGCAGTCGATTACCGGGCTGTCGAGCGGCGTGCAGCAGACCGCCGAGATGATTCAACGGATGGCCGAGGACAGCCAGAAAATCAACGGCGTGGTCAGCGTGATTCACAGCATCGCCGAGCAGACCAACCTGCTCGCGTTGAACGCCGCCATCGAAGCCGCCCGCGCCGGCGAGATGGGCCGCGGTTTTGCGGTGGTTGCCGATGAGGTGCGCAATCTGGCCAAGCGTGTGCAGACCTCGACCGATGAAATCACCACCATGGTGTCCGCCCTGCAGGCCGGCACCCGCGATGCAGTGGACTTCATGCAGGAGAGTTCGTACAAGGCCGACGACTGCGTGCAACAGGCGCAGGAGGCCGGTGAGGCATTGGCTGACATCACCGGGGCGGTGGCACAGATGCGTGAGAGCAACACGCAGATTGCCGTGGCGGCGGAGCAGCAGAGCCAGGTCGCCGAGGAGATGAACCGGGCGGTGGTGAGTATTCGCGATGTGACTGAAAACACCGTACGGCAGACGGTGGATTCGGCGACGACGAGCAGTGAGTTGGCGACGTTGGCTGGGGCGCTTAACAAGGCGATAGGTCAGTTGAAACTTTGA
- a CDS encoding DUF962 domain-containing protein translates to MGKRHPNLPAWQWRAYPGNHQHPTNLVLHLIAVPLFIVAFLLIVSGVFSLSLASVAIGVIGILAALGLQRHGHSLEAQASEPFSDRKDAVSRLLVEQFLTFPRFLLSGGWWRAWRERHRRH, encoded by the coding sequence ATGGGCAAACGTCACCCCAACCTTCCCGCGTGGCAATGGCGCGCCTACCCGGGCAATCACCAGCATCCGACCAATCTGGTGCTGCACCTGATTGCCGTGCCGCTGTTTATCGTGGCCTTTCTGTTGATCGTGTCGGGGGTGTTCAGCCTGAGTCTGGCCAGCGTCGCCATCGGCGTGATCGGTATCCTCGCGGCGCTGGGTCTGCAGCGCCACGGCCACAGCCTGGAGGCGCAAGCCTCCGAGCCGTTCAGTGATCGTAAAGACGCGGTGTCACGCTTGCTGGTCGAGCAGTTCCTGACTTTCCCGCGCTTCTTGCTCAGCGGCGGTTGGTGGCGCGCCTGGCGTGAGCGTCACCGTCGGCATTGA
- a CDS encoding acyl-CoA thioesterase: protein MRFCDLLDAVRQQPEVTIPAEWGQGRASFGGLVAALQFEAMRARVPDERPVRSLAITFVGPVEPQIPVSFEVEVLREGKAVSQVLGRAMQKGQVVTIIQGSFGASRPSEVAVDAYPAPTMKHWDECQELPYIKGVTPEFMRHLAMRWSVGGMPFTGTQSRQMGGWVRLRGDVREEPVNEAHLLALVDAWPPALLPYLKKPAPGSTLTWTIEFVQPLRNVSTLDWCQYLADIEYAADGYGHVAAKLWSAEGELIAMSRQTVTIFA, encoded by the coding sequence ATGCGCTTTTGCGATCTGCTCGATGCCGTCCGCCAACAACCTGAAGTAACCATTCCCGCCGAATGGGGACAGGGTCGGGCCAGTTTTGGTGGCCTGGTGGCTGCGCTGCAATTTGAAGCCATGCGCGCCAGAGTGCCGGACGAGCGTCCCGTGCGGTCGCTGGCGATCACTTTCGTCGGCCCCGTCGAACCGCAAATCCCGGTGAGTTTCGAGGTCGAGGTGCTGCGCGAAGGCAAAGCCGTCAGCCAGGTATTGGGCCGAGCCATGCAGAAGGGTCAGGTGGTGACGATCATTCAGGGCAGCTTCGGTGCTTCACGGCCCTCGGAAGTGGCCGTTGACGCGTACCCGGCACCGACCATGAAACACTGGGATGAATGCCAGGAGCTGCCGTATATCAAAGGTGTGACCCCGGAGTTCATGCGTCATCTGGCGATGCGCTGGAGCGTCGGCGGCATGCCTTTCACCGGCACGCAGTCGCGGCAGATGGGCGGATGGGTGCGTTTGCGTGGAGACGTTCGGGAAGAGCCGGTCAATGAAGCGCATCTGCTGGCGCTGGTTGATGCGTGGCCACCGGCGCTGTTGCCGTACCTGAAGAAGCCGGCACCGGGCAGCACACTGACCTGGACCATCGAATTCGTTCAGCCCTTAAGGAACGTGAGTACGCTGGACTGGTGCCAATACCTGGCCGATATCGAATACGCTGCCGATGGCTACGGTCATGTCGCCGCAAAGCTGTGGAGCGCGGAGGGAGAGTTGATCGCCATGAGTCGCCAGACGGTGACGATCTTTGCCTGA
- a CDS encoding CHAD domain-containing protein, giving the protein MIDRLVAHLLSLEVRLLACQARLAARTDPEALHDLRTTVRRLRSLLRPLRGLPGVEQLEAAASAVGDVTTPWRDREVLAAYLLKHDQGEAAQRRMAQMAEAYPALAASAQLASLLMILDAFPRFLRAAQRQGLLKGLAKRIEKRLGKQWQKLDEALHDPAHDRHRLRLLIKRVRYGIEAYPELDRLPEPALKRLKSAQAALGDWHDCWQWLARVEQEADLQPCVATWQAGLIKAELKADQVLEKLSATCFKS; this is encoded by the coding sequence ATGATCGACCGGTTGGTGGCTCATCTGTTGAGCCTGGAAGTGCGCTTGCTGGCTTGCCAGGCGCGGTTGGCCGCGCGCACCGATCCCGAGGCCTTGCACGATTTGCGTACCACCGTGCGGCGCTTGCGCAGTCTGTTGCGGCCATTGCGTGGGCTGCCGGGTGTCGAGCAACTGGAAGCCGCTGCCTCGGCGGTGGGTGATGTGACGACGCCGTGGCGCGATCGTGAGGTGCTGGCGGCGTATTTGCTCAAGCATGATCAAGGCGAAGCTGCCCAACGCCGCATGGCACAGATGGCCGAAGCGTATCCGGCACTGGCCGCCAGTGCGCAGTTGGCTTCGTTGCTGATGATCCTCGATGCCTTCCCGCGTTTCCTGCGTGCCGCGCAGCGTCAGGGCCTGCTCAAAGGCTTGGCCAAACGCATCGAAAAACGCCTGGGCAAGCAGTGGCAGAAACTCGATGAAGCGCTGCACGACCCCGCCCATGACCGCCATCGTCTGCGTCTGCTGATCAAACGCGTGCGCTATGGCATCGAAGCCTATCCCGAGCTGGATCGCTTGCCGGAACCGGCGCTCAAACGCTTGAAGTCTGCGCAAGCTGCGCTGGGCGACTGGCACGACTGCTGGCAATGGCTGGCACGCGTCGAGCAGGAAGCGGATCTGCAACCGTGCGTGGCAACGTGGCAGGCCGGCTTGATCAAAGCTGAACTGAAAGCCGATCAAGTGTTGGAAAAACTCAGCGCGACCTGCTTCAAATCCTGA
- a CDS encoding patatin-like phospholipase family protein, whose protein sequence is MKKRVALVLGSGGARGYAHIGVIEELERRGYDIACIAGCSMGAVVGGIYAAGKLDEYRRWIESLDYLDVLRLVDVSFRLGAIRGEKVFGQIRKIVGEINIEDLRIPYTAVAADLTNQQEIWFQEGCLHQAMRASAAIPSLFTPVMQGNRMLVDGGILNPLPIVPVVSSHCDLIIAVNLNSTNQRHYKLPVIERPPAFRSRFDSLLNSLGSKMPFRRKQAEQLLRLEQEALRAEAADINPWVEGVEPESQQPAAAPEREGAPKSATGSFIIDNVGPASLLDLINQSFEVMQTSLAQYKIAGYPPDILINVPKRVCRFFEFYKAPELIALGRQIASDTLDRYESEQG, encoded by the coding sequence ATGAAAAAGCGTGTCGCACTGGTGCTGGGTTCCGGGGGGGCCCGGGGCTACGCCCATATTGGCGTTATCGAAGAACTGGAAAGGCGCGGCTACGACATCGCCTGCATCGCCGGTTGTTCGATGGGCGCGGTGGTCGGTGGGATTTATGCCGCCGGCAAGCTCGATGAGTATCGCCGCTGGATCGAAAGCCTCGATTACCTCGACGTGCTGCGGCTGGTCGATGTGAGTTTTCGCCTCGGCGCGATTCGCGGCGAAAAAGTCTTCGGGCAGATCCGCAAGATTGTCGGCGAAATCAATATTGAAGACCTGCGCATCCCTTACACCGCCGTCGCCGCCGACCTCACCAACCAGCAGGAAATCTGGTTCCAGGAAGGTTGCCTGCACCAGGCCATGCGCGCGTCGGCGGCGATTCCCAGCCTGTTCACTCCGGTGATGCAAGGCAATCGCATGCTGGTCGATGGCGGCATCCTCAATCCTTTGCCGATCGTGCCGGTAGTGTCCAGCCACTGCGATCTGATCATCGCGGTCAATCTCAACTCGACCAACCAGCGGCATTACAAACTACCGGTGATCGAACGCCCGCCAGCCTTTCGTTCACGCTTCGACAGCCTGCTCAATTCGCTGGGTTCGAAGATGCCGTTCAGGCGCAAGCAGGCCGAGCAGTTGTTGCGGCTGGAACAGGAAGCGCTGCGTGCCGAAGCGGCGGACATCAATCCCTGGGTTGAAGGCGTCGAACCGGAAAGCCAGCAGCCGGCGGCCGCGCCCGAGCGTGAAGGCGCGCCGAAGTCCGCCACCGGTTCTTTCATTATCGATAACGTCGGCCCGGCGTCCCTGCTCGACCTGATCAACCAAAGTTTCGAGGTCATGCAGACCTCACTGGCGCAGTACAAGATTGCCGGCTATCCGCCGGATATCCTGATCAATGTGCCGAAACGGGTGTGCCGGTTTTTCGAGTTTTACAAGGCACCGGAATTGATCGCACTGGGGCGGCAGATTGCCAGCGATACGCTGGATCGGTATGAGAGTGAGCAGGGTTGA